The genomic DNA ACCTCTCGGAAAACCTGCGGTCGCAGCTCGTGAACTACGTCGAGTTCGTGAAGGGGCACGGCTACTACGCGGAGTCGCGGTACCGCCTGGGAACGGACGTGATCGAGGTGCTCCAGGGAATGGCGCCGGAGGTCGCGGCCGACTTCCCCAACGTCGTCTTCTTCGCCGGGCAGCTCGTCTTTCAGGAGGAGAACTTCTTCGACAAGCTGCTCCACAACCAGACGGCGTTCATCGCGCAGAAGAAGCTCGTGTTTTCCGGTCACCCCATGATCGTCATGCCGATCCGGGTCCTGGAGTGAGGGCCCGAAACGCGTTGCGGGGTTGACCCGGCCGCGGGAGTTCTGCCACAATGACCGAAAAAGAGAACCGTGTTTCATTGCAGGATAACGTAACCGGGAGGTGTGCGATGGCTATGGTGCGCAAGGCGGGCTGGTTCGTGATGGTGGCCGTGATGATGGCAGGGTTGATGGGAGTGCTCGGGTCGGTCCGGGGGGTCGCCGAGGCGGGCGTGATCGCCTCCAGCTTCTCCGACGCGGGGAGCCGGGTCGAGGACATGGCCAAGGTCCAGTCGTTCCTCGAAAACAAGGTCGTCGTGCAGAAACTGGTCGACTACGGCGTGTCGCCCGCGGAGGCGATGGCGAAGGCCAAGGCGATGAGCGCGCAGGACCTGCATCGGCTGGCGTCGCTGACCGACCGGGCGGCGGCGGGGACGGACAGCGCCATCGGGATCCTGATCGGCCTGGCGATCCTCGTCATCCTCGTCATCGTGATCCTGAAGCTCCTGAACAAGGAAGTGATCGTCCGCTGAGGGCGTCGGTCCGGCGGTTTCCCGGGGCCGCCCCCTTCCAGGGCGGCCCCCTTTTCGTTTATGGAGTGCCCGCGTCTGGTAAGATGACAGGATGCTTCGGGACCCGTTCGGCAGAACGATCGATTACCTGCGCGTGTCCGTCACCGACCGGTGCGACCTCCGGTGCGTCTACTGCATGCCGCCGGAGGGGATCCCCCTCAAGCCCGTTCCGGAAATCCTTACCTACGACGAACTGATCCGCACGATCCGCGTGGCCGTATCCCTCGGCGTCCGGAAGGTCCGCATCACGGGAGGGGAGCCGCTCGTGCGGCGCGGAGTCGTGCCGTTCGTCCGCCGGGTCGCGGACATCCCGGGGGTGCGGGACCTCGGGATGACGACGAACGGGACGGCGCTCCCGGGGATGGCGGCCGCGTTGCGGGAGGCGGGACTGGACCGCGTCAACATCAGCCTTGACACGATCCGGCGCGACCGGTACGCGGAGATCACCCGCCGGGACGCGCTCCCGAAGGTCCTCCGGGGGATCGAGGCGGCGCTCCGCGCGGGGCTCTCCCCGGTGAAGATCAACGTGGTGCTGCTGCACGGCCTGCTCCGGAGCGAGGTGGACGAGTTCTTCGCGATGGCCCGGGTGACGCCGGTCGAGGTCCGGTTCATCGAGCGGATGCCGATCGGCTGCTCCCTGTCGGAGGGATACGTCTCGACGGAGGGGATCCGCGAGCGGATCCTCGCGCTTCCGGGTGTGCGCGAGGCGCGCGACGGCTCGTCGGCCGCTGCGGTGACCTACGAGGTCCCGGGATTCGCGGGAAAGCTCGGCATCATCTCCCCCGTCTCCAGGAAGTTCTGCTCCGCCTGCAACCGCCTCCGCGTGACGGCCGACGGGCGGCTGCGCAGCTGCCTCTTCGGAAAGGAGACGCTCGATCTGCGCGGCGTCCTTCGCTGCGGGCGCGGAGACGACGCCGTGGCGGACCTCTTCCGCGAGGCGGCGCGCACCAAGCCCGGGGGGCACGACCTGTGCGGCGGCGGGGACGCCCCGTCGGCCGCCGAGCCGATGTCCCGCGTCGGGGGATAAGCGGGTGCCGGACACGGGGCGGGAGTACCTGCCGCATTCGTCGGGGTGCTTCCTCTGCGGAGAGGAGAACCGGTCCGGGGTGCGGGCGCGGTTCTTCGTCGAGGGGAACGAGGTCCTCGGAAGGGTGATCCTCCCCCCCCACCTCAACGGGTACAAGAACGTCGCCCACGGCGGGGTCGTCTCCGCACTCCTCGACGAGACGATGGGGTGGGCCGCCACCGTGTTCGGCAGGACGCACCCCATGTACGTCACGGGCGAGCTCACGGTGAAGTTCCTTTCCCCCGTGCCGGTAGGCGCGGAGATCGAGGTCCGCAGCCGGCTCGTCGAGGATGCGGGAAGGCTCGCCTACTGCGAGGGGGAGTTGCGTTGCGGCGGGAAGGTGTGCGCCCGCGCCCGGGGGAAGTTCGTCCCGATGAGCCCGGAGGGGACGGCGGAGGTGATCCCGTATCTCCGGTTCGACGGGTGCCGCCGGTTCCGGGCGATCTTCGATGCGTACCGGGAGGGGAAATGATGGAACTGCTCGGCATCGTGGCCTCGCCGCGGAAGGCGGGGAACTGCGAGTTGATCGTCAAGGTGATCGCGGAAAAGATGCCGGTTCCCTCCCGGCTGCGCCTCGTGCGGCTCGTCGAGAAGGAGATCCTCCCCTGCAAGGGGTGCTACCGGTGCCTTGCGGGGGAGTGCCCCCGGAAGGACGATTTCGGGGCGGTGCTGTCGGCGATCCTCGAATCGGACGCGGTGATCGTTGCGGCGCCTACGTACCTGCACGGGCCGAACTCCTCGCTTCAGCGGTTCCTCGACCGGGGGCTCCAGTTCTGGAAGCACATCGACGCGCTCGACGGGAAGCCCGGGGTGGCCGTGGCCGTGGCGGGGGCGCAGGGCGGCGAAGGGCACGCCCTGCTGGGCGTCGAGAATTTTCTTCGGGGGATGAGCATGGAAGTGAAAGGGCGGGCGGTGATCCGGGCCGCCTTGCCGGGGGAGGCTCTTCTTTCGGAGGAGGCGATGGCCTCGGCGTCCGCCCTGGCGGGTGCGTTGGTCGATCCCGGACCGCCGGCGGCCGCCTCGCCGTCATGCACGGAGTGCGGGGGGACGTATTTCGAGTTCCGCGGCGGGAACCGCGTCTACTGCCTGCTGTGCGGCGGCGAAGGGAGCATGATCGTCGAGGACGGCGGGTTCCGGCTGCGCATCGATCCCCCCGCCCACTCCTGGCGGGGGAACGCGGAGATGCATGCCCACGGGAAGTGGCTGCACGAGATGCGCGAGCGGTACCTGCGGGAGCGGACGCGCCTCAAGGAGGCCGCTTCCCGCTACTCCGGAGGGGAGTTCCTCTGACCGCCCGGCGGCTCCGGATGCGGCCCGCGAAGGCGACGATGCCGGGACGTTGCGGTTCCCTGCCGCTTTAAGGTATTTTAGAGATGGATCGGAATCGCCCGATCCGACGGATTTGCACCGGAGGTTCCCCTTGGACGCGCAATCGGTCCTGTACATCGCCCTCGCTGTCGCCGTGGTGGTCTTCGTGGTCGTCCTGTCGATCGTGCTCCTGTCGATCCGAAGGAACGTGGACCGGATCACGCTGCGGCTCGACGAGTCGCTCCGGCAGATCGAGATGACCACCGAGGACCTGCGCAAGACCAACGCCGTCGCCAGGGAGATCCTGTCCGACGTGGAGCGGGGCGTTTCGAACGTGGCGCACTTCACCGAGGGGGTCCGCGCACTCCGCGGGACGGTCGACGTGGCGACGAAGGTGTTCGATCACGCCGTGTCTCCCGCTCTCGTGAACGTCGCATCGGTTCTCGTGGGCTTCAAGGCGGCGACGTCCCACATCCTGGAGCGGTTTGTTCGAAAGGAGGAGAGGAAATGAGCGACGAAAGGTGCTGTTCCGGTTCCGGCGGGATCCTGCTGGCGTTCCTGGCCGGCGGGCTGGTCGGCGCGGGGCTTGCCCTGCTGTACGCACCCGTTTCCGGGCGCGAGGCCCGGGAGAAGATCGGCGGGTTGGCGGGGGATCTCAAGAAGAAGACCGAGGAGTGGACCGGCGACGTGAAGCAGAAGGTGGAGCAGTTCATCGACGAGGAGCGGTCCGTGATCAAGTCGGCGTACGACGCCGGCCGCGATGCGATGGCGAAGGAGAAGGCCCGCTTCGAGAACCCGAATCCCTGACGATCGAATGTCGTACCCCGAAGTTCCAAGGGCGGCAACCCGGATGCGACGGGGTTGCCGCCCTTGAAAAATCGGATCAGTAGTTCGCTTCCACGGGGGTGAACCACCCCTGCGGATGCCCGCAGGTGGGGCAGCGCTCGGGCGCCTCGGTCCCTTCGTGGACCCGTCCGCATTTCGCGCATTTCCACCGGATCGGCTTCTCCCGCTTGTAGAGCGTGCCGTTCTTCACGTGGCCGAGGAGCCGCAGGTACCGCTTCTCGTGCTCCACCTCGACCTCGGCGACCCGGCGAAAAATCGCGGCGGGAGCGGCGAAGCCTTCCTCTTCGGCGATCTTCCCGAACGTCGGGTAGAGGTTCGTCCACTCCTCGTGCTCGCCGGCGGCGGCGGCCTCCAGGTTCACGAGGGTCCCCCCGATCTTGCTCGGGTACCCCGCGTTGATCTCCACGTCCAGCCCCTCGAGCAGCTCGAAATACCGCTTGGCGTGCATCTTCTCGTGCTCCGCCGTTTCGAGGAACGTCGCGGCGATCCCCTCGTGCCCCTCCTTCGACGCGATCCCCGCGTAGAAGGTGTACCGGTTCCGCGCCTGCGACTCGCCGGCGAACGCGGCCATCAGGTTGTGCTCCGTGCGCGACCCCTTCAGCTTTTTCATACATCCTCCGATTCGATTGGAATGCTAAAGAGAACGATTGCCATCAATTATAAGTAGACGCCGGTCGGTGGCGCAACCGGAAATATAAACGGCCGTTTATTCCGTCGGCCGGGCGATCCGGTACAGGGCGGTGACGGCGAAGCAGGCCGCGGCGGCGAGGACGACGGTCGCGCCGGTGGCGGTGTCGAGGTACCAGGAGGCGACGATCCCGGCGAATCCCGACAGCACGGCGACTCCCACGGAGATCCAGAGGGCGGAGGCGGCCCCCCGGGCGATGTTCCGTGCGGAGGCGGCGGGGATGACGAGCAGTGCGGTGACCAGGAGGATCCCGACGGTCCGGATCGCCGCGGTCACCACGAGGGCGACGACCAGCGCGAAGGAGATCTCCACGGCCTTCGCGCGGACACCCTTCGTCCGTGCGAACCCCTCGTGGATTCCCAGCAGCAGGATCCGGTTATAGAGCACGGCAAGGTACGCGGAAACGATCAGGAACAGGGTGGCCATCCACAGAAGCTCGGAATCGGTGACGGCGAGCGGATCGCCGAACAGGAACGCCTGCAGGTTCCGCGTCAAGCCCTTCCCCCGGCTGATGATCGCGATCCCGAGGGCGACGGTGGTCGAGAAGAAGACGCCGATGACCGTGTCCGAAGAGAGTTCGGTGCGTCCCTTGACCAGGGTGATGGCGACGGCGACGAGGACGCCGAACGCGACCATCGTCCAGGAGGGGGAGACTCCGAGGAGGACCCCGAGGGCCACGCCGGTGAAGGCGGAATGGCCGATCGCGTCGGAGAAGAAAGCCATGCGGTGCTGGACCAGCGGGACGCCGAGCGCGGCGGCGGTGGGCGCCGTGAGGAGCAGCGCGAGGATCGCGCGTTTCATGAACGCCGGCTCCGCGAAGGCGAACGGGAGCGCAACGTCCATCAGCCCGAACACGCCATGGAGAATCGATTCCACAGACCCTTACCTCTCCCCGTCGTCGTGCAGGTGGCCGTGCCCGTCGGCGTGGGAGTGGCGGAACAGGTGGGCGTCGGTCCCGTACATCGCCGCAAGGTTCTCCGGGGTGAGCACCTCCGTGGTCGCGCCGCTGCACACGAGGCGGCGGTTGAGGCAGATCACCTGGTCGGCGTGACGCGTCACGACCGACAGGTCGTGGCTGACCAGCAGGAGGCTGAAGCGGGAGTCGCGCTGGACCTTGGACAGGAAGTCGCAGAACAGCTCCTCTCCCGCGACGTCGACGCCGGAGACCGGCTCGTCGAGCAGCAGGATGTCGGGTGCGTCCCGCAGCGCGAGGGCGAACAGCACCCGCTGCAGCTCCCCGCCGGAGAGCCGTCCCAGGGGGCATCGGAGCAGGTGGGCGACGCCGGCCCGCTCGAGGCTTTCCCGGGCGTCCTCCCGCGTGCGGCGGGAGGCGCCGAGGAAGATGGGGCGCCTCTGGGCGGAAAGCGCGAAGAAGTCGAGCACCGTGATCGGCGCGTCCGGGTCCAGGGGAAATCGCTGCGGCACGAAACCGATGCGGGGGGCTCCCTGGCCGTGCTCGGCGGCGCGGCAGAAACGGATCTCTCCCGTGTACGGCACCTGGCCGAGGATCGCGAGCAGGAGGGTGGTCTTTCCGGCGCCGTTCGGGCCGATCAGGGCGGTGACCTCGCCGCACCGGAGATCGGCGTCGATCCCCGAAAGGATCTCCACCCCTCCCTTCCGGACGGTCAGGTTGCGGATCTCGAGCGTGTGGAGATGTTCGCTCGCGTTCATCGGGCCGACAGGGCCTCCTTGAGCGTGGAAAGGTTCCGTCGCATCGCGTCTTCGTAGGCCGTGAGGGCCGGGGAACCGGTCGCGACGGGGTCCAGCACCCGCACGGGAACCCCCGCCTCCCTCGCCAACGCCTCGGCGAGCTTCGGGGAGTATTGGGGTTCGGAGAAGACCGCCGGGACCTTCCTCTCCCGGATCGTGCGGGAAAGCTTCCGGAGCTCTCCCGCCGACGGCTCCTGTCCCGGAGCCGTCTCGATCTCCCCGACCACGGTCAGTCCGGCATCCCTCGCGAGGTAGCCGAAGACGTTGTGGAAGGTGACGATGTTCCTTCGACGGAACGTCTTCGACGCCGCCGTGAACTCCTCCGCCAGCGCCGACAGGCGGGAAACATACGCGTCGGCGTTCCTCCGGAAGGCGCGTGCGTCGGCGGGCCTCGCCGCGGAGAGCGCCTTCTCGATCTCCCGCACCTGGAGGATCGCGTTCTCCGGGGAGACCCAGGTATGCGGGTTGACGTCCCCGTGGCCGTTTCCTCCATGAATGGGGAGGACGGCGCGGGCGGTCTCCACGATGCGGATCTTCGGGTTCGCCCGCCGGACCGGCTCCCCGAGGAACTCCTCCATGCCGAGCCCGTTCGCCACGAAGAGATCGGCGGATGCGATCTTCTTCATGTCGCCGGGCGTGAGGGCGTAGTCGTGGGGGCATCCCATCGAGGCCGGCAGCATCGAGACGACGGTGACGCCCGGCGTGTCCCCGACGACGTTCCTGGTGAAGATTTCCATCGGCAGGAACGAGGTCAGGACGCGCAACGGCCCGGCGGCCCCGGCGGAAGGAGCGAACGCAAGCATGATGGCGAAGATGAGGGCGAGGATGGCCAGGGTCGGATTCCTTTCTCGATGCTTCCGTATCGAATATATTGTATCCGCAAGGTATCCGCAATTTCGGGACCACAACGTTTTCCCCGATCCCCGCATCTTATGAAACAGGAAGTGGAAATATCCTTGGGGAGATGGGGCGATGCGGGGACCGGGACGGGTGCCGTGGATGGCGGTCGGGGTGCTGGCGGCGATCGCCGTTCCCTGGGGAGCGGTGTCCGCGGGTACGTCGGGAACCGCCCTCCGGGCGAACATGGACGGCGGAGGTGGCGGAGGCTTGAATATCGATCTGGCGGTCCGGCAGGTGACGGTCACGCCGGTGCGTGCCCACGCGGGAGACGTGATCCACGTCGATGTGGTGATCGAGAACAAGGACGAGGGAATGGAGACCACGAACGCCGAACTGCTGGTCAACCGGAAAGTGGTGGCGCGGCAGCTCTTTACCTGGGGGATGTCGCCCGCGGAGCGGCTGTACCGGTTGTCGTTCGACTGGGACACTCGCGGGATTCCTCCCGGCGAGTACCGGATCGGGGTGGAGGCCTTCGTCTGGGGGGATTCGTCGCCCTTCGACAACTTTCTGGAGGTCGCGCAGCCGGTGGTGATCGTGCCGCCCGGTGACGGATTCCCCGGCGGGAAAGCGGCGGGCGGCAGCGTGACGGAGACGGATCCGCGGTTCGGGAAATCCCGCAACGGCGGGTAACGTCGGATTTTTATCGGCAACACTCCTCGACCGCCCCGGATTTCGTCCATGGGCGGGTTTTTTTCTTTATGGAGGATCCTTCCTGCTACAATGGGCGCAGGAGGGCGGTTGGCGTTTTATACGGATATCTGCCTGGTCTACGATGACCTGTTCCCGGTGTCGCCGGAGCAGCGTGCCCTGTTCGATTCCCTGATGGATGACGGGGGGGTGCGCTCCGTCGTCGACTGCGGGTGCGGGACGGGATCGCAGCTCCAGCCGTTCGCCGTCGCAGGCCTATCCTGCCTCGGGTTCGATCCCGATCCGTCGCTGGTCGCCGTCGCCCGGCGGAAGCTCGCTACGTGCCCGAAGGCCCGGGTCGAGAGGGGATCGTTCGCGGACTTGGGGCGTCTGGTTTCGTTCCCGTCCGATCTCCTGATGTGCCTCGGGAACTCGCTGGTCCACGTTCCGCAGGACGAGGCGTCGCGGTTTTTCGCGGACGCCGCCGAGGCGATTTCCCGTTCCGGCACGCTGCTGCTCCAGATCCTGAACTACGAGCGGCTGCTGCGCGAGGGGGTTACCGAGTTGCCGATGATACGCTCGTCCGAAGGGACGGTGGAGTTCCGGCGGAGGTACGAATGGAACGGCGACCGCAAGGTGCTTTTCCGGACTTCCCTCCGATTCCCGGGCGCGGAGGAGCCGCGGATCGTGCGGAACGAGATCCCCCTGTATCCGGTCTACCCGGAAGAACTCTGGGAGATGCTGGCGAAGGCGGGTTTCGGGGACATCCGTTTCTACGGGGATTTCGCTCGATCCGAATTTTCCCCCGGGTCCGAGGCCCTGGTGTGCCTGGCGAGGAAAGCATGACCCGGCGCGCGGGCGGGAGCAGGATTCGACG from bacterium includes the following:
- a CDS encoding PA2779 family protein produces the protein MAMVRKAGWFVMVAVMMAGLMGVLGSVRGVAEAGVIASSFSDAGSRVEDMAKVQSFLENKVVVQKLVDYGVSPAEAMAKAKAMSAQDLHRLASLTDRAAAGTDSAIGILIGLAILVILVIVILKLLNKEVIVR
- the moaA gene encoding GTP 3',8-cyclase MoaA, whose translation is MLRDPFGRTIDYLRVSVTDRCDLRCVYCMPPEGIPLKPVPEILTYDELIRTIRVAVSLGVRKVRITGGEPLVRRGVVPFVRRVADIPGVRDLGMTTNGTALPGMAAALREAGLDRVNISLDTIRRDRYAEITRRDALPKVLRGIEAALRAGLSPVKINVVLLHGLLRSEVDEFFAMARVTPVEVRFIERMPIGCSLSEGYVSTEGIRERILALPGVREARDGSSAAAVTYEVPGFAGKLGIISPVSRKFCSACNRLRVTADGRLRSCLFGKETLDLRGVLRCGRGDDAVADLFREAARTKPGGHDLCGGGDAPSAAEPMSRVGG
- a CDS encoding PaaI family thioesterase gives rise to the protein MPDTGREYLPHSSGCFLCGEENRSGVRARFFVEGNEVLGRVILPPHLNGYKNVAHGGVVSALLDETMGWAATVFGRTHPMYVTGELTVKFLSPVPVGAEIEVRSRLVEDAGRLAYCEGELRCGGKVCARARGKFVPMSPEGTAEVIPYLRFDGCRRFRAIFDAYREGK
- a CDS encoding flavodoxin family protein — its product is MMELLGIVASPRKAGNCELIVKVIAEKMPVPSRLRLVRLVEKEILPCKGCYRCLAGECPRKDDFGAVLSAILESDAVIVAAPTYLHGPNSSLQRFLDRGLQFWKHIDALDGKPGVAVAVAGAQGGEGHALLGVENFLRGMSMEVKGRAVIRAALPGEALLSEEAMASASALAGALVDPGPPAAASPSCTECGGTYFEFRGGNRVYCLLCGGEGSMIVEDGGFRLRIDPPAHSWRGNAEMHAHGKWLHEMRERYLRERTRLKEAASRYSGGEFL
- a CDS encoding YtxH domain-containing protein, translating into MSDERCCSGSGGILLAFLAGGLVGAGLALLYAPVSGREAREKIGGLAGDLKKKTEEWTGDVKQKVEQFIDEERSVIKSAYDAGRDAMAKEKARFENPNP
- a CDS encoding rubrerythrin family protein — translated: MKKLKGSRTEHNLMAAFAGESQARNRYTFYAGIASKEGHEGIAATFLETAEHEKMHAKRYFELLEGLDVEINAGYPSKIGGTLVNLEAAAAGEHEEWTNLYPTFGKIAEEEGFAAPAAIFRRVAEVEVEHEKRYLRLLGHVKNGTLYKREKPIRWKCAKCGRVHEGTEAPERCPTCGHPQGWFTPVEANY
- a CDS encoding metal ABC transporter permease, with translation MESILHGVFGLMDVALPFAFAEPAFMKRAILALLLTAPTAAALGVPLVQHRMAFFSDAIGHSAFTGVALGVLLGVSPSWTMVAFGVLVAVAITLVKGRTELSSDTVIGVFFSTTVALGIAIISRGKGLTRNLQAFLFGDPLAVTDSELLWMATLFLIVSAYLAVLYNRILLLGIHEGFARTKGVRAKAVEISFALVVALVVTAAIRTVGILLVTALLVIPAASARNIARGAASALWISVGVAVLSGFAGIVASWYLDTATGATVVLAAAACFAVTALYRIARPTE
- a CDS encoding metal ABC transporter ATP-binding protein, encoding MNASEHLHTLEIRNLTVRKGGVEILSGIDADLRCGEVTALIGPNGAGKTTLLLAILGQVPYTGEIRFCRAAEHGQGAPRIGFVPQRFPLDPDAPITVLDFFALSAQRRPIFLGASRRTREDARESLERAGVAHLLRCPLGRLSGGELQRVLFALALRDAPDILLLDEPVSGVDVAGEELFCDFLSKVQRDSRFSLLLVSHDLSVVTRHADQVICLNRRLVCSGATTEVLTPENLAAMYGTDAHLFRHSHADGHGHLHDDGER
- a CDS encoding metal ABC transporter substrate-binding protein produces the protein MRVLTSFLPMEIFTRNVVGDTPGVTVVSMLPASMGCPHDYALTPGDMKKIASADLFVANGLGMEEFLGEPVRRANPKIRIVETARAVLPIHGGNGHGDVNPHTWVSPENAILQVREIEKALSAARPADARAFRRNADAYVSRLSALAEEFTAASKTFRRRNIVTFHNVFGYLARDAGLTVVGEIETAPGQEPSAGELRKLSRTIRERKVPAVFSEPQYSPKLAEALAREAGVPVRVLDPVATGSPALTAYEDAMRRNLSTLKEALSAR
- a CDS encoding class I SAM-dependent methyltransferase, whose translation is MAFYTDICLVYDDLFPVSPEQRALFDSLMDDGGVRSVVDCGCGTGSQLQPFAVAGLSCLGFDPDPSLVAVARRKLATCPKARVERGSFADLGRLVSFPSDLLMCLGNSLVHVPQDEASRFFADAAEAISRSGTLLLQILNYERLLREGVTELPMIRSSEGTVEFRRRYEWNGDRKVLFRTSLRFPGAEEPRIVRNEIPLYPVYPEELWEMLAKAGFGDIRFYGDFARSEFSPGSEALVCLARKA